In the genome of Actinomadura graeca, one region contains:
- a CDS encoding glycosyltransferase, translating into MTSGSATPSGATGGRKLRVATVITRFNGGAGQVALNGALSLPDDGYERAIVTGGVGIDSRAASREETVLYGDAAVANAAAGDLTPRAHEAGMEIVQVGPLVPQISPRDDMAALRTLTRVLAEGRYDVVHTHSAKGGVIGRVAAARAGVPRIVHTWHGFPFNEFQSWARRRAYIRLEHLAAKHTDAFLAIGSETVTTALRLGLATPERIRLSWPAVDVDAYAAAPGSRAHARRRLDLPLGVKVVGSIGRLTYQKGPEIFVKALARLPDDVFGLWVGGGTMAGELERLTARLGVGERMRWLGHRDDVAAVLPAFDVMAMSSRWEGLPCVLVEAIGAGVPLVATAVPSNQDLVLAGETGMLVPPGDPAPLAGAISALLDDPSGAARMAARARARVGDWFSPAHLGTVLDETYRGTSERPFRR; encoded by the coding sequence GTGACCAGTGGCAGCGCGACCCCGAGCGGCGCGACCGGCGGCCGGAAGCTCCGCGTCGCCACGGTGATCACCCGGTTCAACGGCGGCGCGGGGCAGGTGGCGCTGAACGGCGCCCTGTCCCTGCCGGACGACGGCTACGAGCGCGCGATCGTCACCGGCGGCGTCGGCATCGACAGCCGCGCCGCGTCCCGCGAGGAGACCGTCCTGTACGGGGACGCGGCGGTCGCGAACGCCGCCGCCGGGGACCTGACGCCCCGCGCGCACGAGGCCGGGATGGAGATCGTGCAGGTCGGGCCGCTGGTTCCGCAGATCTCACCGCGCGACGACATGGCGGCGCTGCGCACCCTGACCCGCGTGCTCGCGGAGGGGCGCTACGACGTCGTCCACACCCACAGCGCGAAGGGCGGCGTGATCGGACGCGTCGCCGCCGCCCGGGCGGGCGTGCCGCGCATCGTCCACACCTGGCACGGGTTCCCGTTCAACGAGTTCCAGTCGTGGGCGCGCCGCCGCGCCTACATCCGCCTCGAACATCTCGCCGCGAAGCACACCGACGCGTTCCTCGCGATCGGGTCGGAGACGGTCACGACCGCGCTGCGGCTCGGCCTGGCGACGCCGGAGCGGATCCGGCTGTCGTGGCCCGCCGTGGACGTCGACGCCTACGCCGCCGCCCCCGGGTCCCGCGCCCACGCCCGGCGGCGCCTCGACCTGCCGCTCGGCGTGAAGGTCGTCGGGTCGATCGGGCGGCTCACCTACCAGAAGGGCCCGGAGATCTTCGTGAAGGCCCTCGCGCGGCTCCCCGACGACGTGTTCGGGCTGTGGGTCGGCGGCGGGACCATGGCGGGCGAGCTGGAGAGGCTCACCGCGCGCCTCGGCGTCGGCGAGCGGATGCGCTGGCTCGGCCACCGCGACGACGTCGCCGCCGTGCTCCCGGCGTTCGACGTGATGGCGATGTCCAGCCGCTGGGAGGGGCTGCCGTGCGTGCTGGTCGAGGCGATCGGCGCGGGCGTCCCGCTGGTCGCGACCGCCGTCCCGTCCAACCAGGACCTGGTGCTCGCGGGCGAGACGGGGATGCTCGTCCCGCCCGGCGATCCCGCGCCGCTGGCCGGGGCGATCTCCGCGCTGCTGGACGACCCGTCCGGCGCCGCGCGGATGGCCGCCCGCGCCCGCGCCCGCGTCGGCGACTGGTTCTCCCCCGCCCACCTCGGGACCGTGCTGGACGAGACCTACCGCGGCACGTCCGAGCGGCCGTTCCGGCGCTGA
- a CDS encoding O-antigen ligase family protein translates to MTATIHAPPGAGTTPDAAPAAPARRRWRLTSVALVAGIASLPMLMPAGLPPGPGNTGLPDLVLVGVTVVTLLWAGSGRLPLRWPFLIPTLLTIIAGGIAALVNDAGVLTLFKDLFVLLWAVCVANLGRDPALLRLALRAFVWIGTFYAVVMIAGFVLGIEALSGKQIDGERAMFTFGDANYASNWFICVFFIARASRFPETAWRRYAVCGILLAAEVLTGSNGGALALCAALLLGFLFRLFREGRAHHAIAAGTLALFVGGGGIAVLSQIDIQPYLDRASQASPILRDSIGRTTGESTSSRSTVLATTVQMIEDQTHPWGIGAGQTESQMRIRQETYVREAHNDYIASVLERGLLGGIALIVLVFMLLLKCVRIARRDALTGDYARLVPRPELFGALVAVFLISGLFYETLHYRHGWAFFGLIAALDLYGRRSPAGQIPKRSIWPTHPPRSRAKPGSSPREPDREASPPGRDRSDAAIAAVPVEGGPPGPDAKGTAIKIAGNLAGRVGALASLGIATILVARIGGPKLVGAFTLVRILPGLLCQLSNAGLPAAAPFFLAKDDYDQSRVRPTLAWLTVIGAVAGGLGWLVLSPALHVVFFESFGVWITLVAAVPAFTQGFVSVGKGLLQGTGDQHGASLAIAVEEFVFLPIYLVILTGWYGPGALIAGLVLADVAAAAWIARRLAGRGFFAGWGRPDPRLGRTISGYGLRGYLGQLIDLLQLRFDMALLGALAGPKVLGVYTVASKFAELVQLPGLALNYVLYPDFAKEDRATATRRTARLVLPALGVSVLAALPLALVAGTALPWVFGDVFDDAVVPTYIRLAGVVTFGVTGLVMAYLYGVGRPGAASTGQGIGLLVVVVLGAVLIPAHGAVGAAIATSVSFVATTVALLVWFRHVREKG, encoded by the coding sequence ATGACCGCCACCATCCACGCGCCGCCCGGCGCGGGCACCACACCGGACGCGGCACCCGCCGCGCCCGCGCGGCGCCGGTGGCGGCTGACCTCCGTGGCGCTCGTCGCGGGCATCGCCTCGCTGCCGATGCTGATGCCCGCCGGGCTGCCGCCCGGCCCCGGCAACACCGGCCTGCCGGACCTCGTCCTCGTCGGCGTCACCGTCGTGACGCTGCTGTGGGCGGGGTCCGGGCGGCTGCCGCTGCGCTGGCCGTTCCTGATCCCCACCCTCCTGACGATCATCGCGGGCGGGATCGCCGCGCTGGTGAACGACGCCGGCGTGCTGACCCTGTTCAAGGACCTGTTCGTCCTGCTGTGGGCGGTGTGCGTCGCCAACCTCGGCCGCGACCCCGCGCTGCTGCGGCTCGCGCTGCGCGCCTTCGTGTGGATCGGCACGTTCTACGCCGTCGTGATGATCGCCGGATTCGTCCTCGGCATCGAGGCCCTGTCCGGCAAGCAGATCGACGGCGAACGGGCCATGTTCACCTTCGGGGACGCCAACTACGCGTCCAACTGGTTCATCTGCGTCTTCTTCATCGCGCGCGCGTCGCGGTTCCCCGAGACGGCCTGGAGGCGGTACGCGGTCTGCGGGATCCTCCTCGCCGCCGAGGTCCTGACGGGCTCCAACGGCGGCGCGCTGGCGCTCTGCGCCGCGCTGCTGCTCGGCTTCCTGTTCCGCCTCTTCCGCGAGGGCCGCGCCCACCACGCGATCGCCGCCGGGACCCTCGCGCTGTTCGTCGGCGGCGGCGGCATCGCCGTCCTCAGCCAGATCGACATCCAGCCCTACCTCGACAGGGCCAGCCAGGCGTCCCCCATCCTCCGCGACTCCATCGGCCGGACGACCGGGGAGAGCACCAGCTCGCGCAGCACCGTCCTCGCCACGACCGTCCAGATGATCGAGGACCAGACGCACCCCTGGGGCATCGGCGCCGGCCAGACCGAGTCGCAGATGCGGATCCGGCAGGAGACCTACGTCCGCGAGGCGCACAACGACTACATCGCCTCGGTGCTGGAACGCGGCCTCCTGGGCGGGATCGCGCTGATCGTCCTGGTCTTCATGCTGCTGCTCAAATGCGTGCGGATCGCCCGGCGCGACGCGCTGACCGGCGACTACGCCCGCCTCGTCCCCCGCCCGGAACTGTTCGGCGCGCTGGTGGCCGTCTTCCTCATCTCCGGCCTGTTCTACGAGACCCTGCACTACCGCCACGGCTGGGCCTTCTTCGGCCTGATAGCCGCCCTGGACCTCTACGGCCGCCGAAGCCCGGCAGGCCAGATCCCAAAAAGATCGATCTGGCCGACCCACCCGCCGCGATCGCGTGCGAAGCCAGGTTCGAGCCCGCGAGAACCTGATCGCGAAGCGAGCCCTCCAGGGCGAGATCGGAGCGATGCAGCGATCGCCGCGGTGCCCGTGGAAGGAGGGCCCCCCGGGCCCGACGCCAAGGGCACTGCAATAAAAATCGCAGGGAATTTGGCGGGGCGGGTGGGGGCGCTGGCGTCGCTCGGGATCGCGACGATCCTGGTCGCGCGGATCGGGGGGCCGAAGCTGGTCGGCGCGTTCACGCTGGTGCGGATCCTGCCGGGGCTGCTGTGCCAGCTGTCGAACGCGGGGCTGCCCGCGGCGGCGCCGTTCTTCCTCGCCAAGGACGACTACGACCAGAGCCGGGTGCGGCCGACGCTGGCGTGGCTGACGGTGATCGGCGCGGTCGCCGGGGGGCTGGGCTGGCTCGTGCTCAGCCCGGCGCTCCACGTGGTGTTCTTCGAATCGTTCGGGGTGTGGATCACGCTCGTCGCCGCCGTCCCGGCGTTCACGCAGGGGTTCGTGTCGGTCGGGAAGGGGCTCCTCCAGGGGACGGGCGACCAGCACGGCGCCAGCCTGGCGATCGCCGTCGAGGAGTTCGTGTTCCTGCCGATCTACCTGGTGATCCTCACCGGCTGGTACGGGCCGGGCGCGCTCATCGCCGGGCTCGTCCTCGCCGACGTCGCCGCGGCGGCGTGGATCGCGCGGCGGCTCGCCGGGCGCGGCTTCTTCGCCGGGTGGGGGCGGCCCGACCCGCGGCTCGGGCGCACCATCTCCGGGTACGGGCTGCGCGGCTACCTGGGCCAGCTCATCGACCTGCTCCAGCTCCGGTTCGACATGGCGCTGCTCGGCGCGCTCGCCGGGCCGAAGGTGCTCGGCGTCTACACGGTCGCGAGCAAGTTCGCCGAGCTCGTGCAGCTCCCGGGCCTCGCACTCAACTACGTCCTGTACCCCGACTTCGCCAAGGAGGACAGGGCGACCGCCACGCGGCGGACGGCGCGGCTCGTCCTGCCCGCGCTCGGCGTGTCCGTGCTGGCGGCGCTGCCGCTGGCGCTCGTCGCGGGGACGGCGCTGCCCTGGGTGTTCGGGGACGTGTTCGACGACGCGGTCGTCCCGACCTACATCCGGCTGGCGGGCGTCGTCACGTTCGGCGTCACCGGGCTCGTCATGGCCTACCTGTACGGCGTCGGGCGGCCCGGCGCCGCGTCCACCGGGCAGGGCATCGGCCTGCTGGTCGTCGTCGTGCTCGGCGCGGTCCTGATCCCGGCGCACGGCGCGGTCGGCGCCGCCATCGCCACATCGGTCTCCTTCGTCGCCACCACGGTGGCGCTGCTGGTGTGGTTCCGCCACGTGAGAGAGAAGGGGTGA
- a CDS encoding sugar transferase, translating into MSEDHTGLAERPVDPSDGVAPSAGRRALDVAGALAGLLLLSVPLLLLYGLVRLTSPGPGVFRQTRVGQGGRPFTMYKFRTMRQGVGGLTVTANCDPRLTRVGKLLRRWSLDELPQLVNVLRGQMTLVGPRPETYDLAVHYDARCRWIFDHRPGLTGVSEVRFRDFDVLGPGEEVDLVNYIERIVPARVAVDAVYLREPTLGATVRALVDTVRHILGFTLPPIEAPPLQAPPGEDGGRREG; encoded by the coding sequence ATGTCCGAGGACCACACCGGGCTCGCGGAGCGGCCGGTGGACCCGTCCGACGGTGTCGCGCCGTCCGCCGGGCGGCGGGCGCTGGACGTCGCGGGCGCGCTGGCCGGGCTGCTGCTGCTGAGCGTCCCGCTGCTGCTCCTCTACGGGCTGGTGCGGCTGACCAGCCCGGGGCCGGGCGTGTTCCGGCAGACCCGGGTGGGCCAGGGCGGGCGGCCGTTCACGATGTACAAGTTCCGGACGATGCGGCAGGGCGTCGGCGGGCTCACCGTCACCGCCAACTGCGACCCGCGCCTCACCCGCGTGGGCAAGCTGCTGCGCCGGTGGTCGCTGGACGAGCTGCCGCAGCTGGTGAACGTGCTGCGCGGCCAGATGACGCTGGTCGGGCCGCGGCCGGAGACCTACGATCTCGCCGTGCACTACGACGCGCGCTGCCGGTGGATCTTCGATCACCGGCCGGGCCTCACCGGCGTGTCCGAGGTGCGGTTCCGGGACTTCGACGTCCTCGGGCCCGGCGAGGAGGTGGACCTCGTCAACTACATCGAGCGGATCGTCCCGGCGCGGGTGGCGGTGGACGCCGTCTACCTCCGCGAGCCCACGCTCGGCGCGACCGTCCGGGCGCTCGTCGACACCGTCCGGCACATCCTCGGGTTCACGCTCCCGCCGATCGAGGCGCCGCCGCTCCAGGCGCCGCCCGGGGAGGACGGCGGGCGCCGGGAGGGGTGA
- a CDS encoding Rieske 2Fe-2S domain-containing protein — MPTVTFLGHAGVAVDAVAFHLLADPWLAPTGAFLGAWHQYPRNDHLDTAALLEADWVAVSHEHLDHFDPWVIERLPARTRILIPRYPGPAFRERMAAAAGGRQVIELPAWEKFPLDNRGSWITAIPELSPMCHDAAFLMVADGHGFLNCNDARLTAAQARRAKHLVGGRLDLMALQTAGASWHPICYEYPAEEMAAVSMDKRVAKLRAVQRLVRQTAPELAVPFAGPPCFLDEEVSHLNRVLDQEDGAFCDPEMATAWLREHLPAQRWDHFRPGDSIDLGTGTVVRDPVSAAFSFADAGRAEYLRRYAEDRAPFIADVMAENPDPAPGLFDRFAAHFEHLGTLSDYFLRQIAMVVRFEITGPHGGSWDVDFSPDGLTVAHALPGTRPHYRITTAGRWLEGVLDGRMAWEDLLISFRVGLYRDPDVYNDHLVGLLKHANAPALQAVEAYETGRDETERIVVEWRGGSYDIPRYCPHAGEDLSIGAVIRDGRVHCLAHNFAFDLATGACVNARAANLTSRRVS; from the coding sequence ATGCCAACGGTCACTTTTCTCGGGCATGCGGGCGTGGCGGTGGACGCGGTGGCGTTCCACCTGCTCGCGGACCCGTGGCTCGCTCCAACGGGGGCCTTCCTCGGAGCCTGGCACCAGTATCCCAGAAACGATCACCTCGACACCGCGGCGCTGCTCGAAGCGGACTGGGTCGCCGTGTCCCACGAACACCTGGACCACTTCGATCCCTGGGTCATCGAGCGGCTCCCCGCGCGCACCAGGATCCTCATTCCGCGCTACCCCGGTCCGGCCTTCCGGGAACGCATGGCGGCGGCCGCCGGGGGGCGCCAGGTAATCGAGCTGCCGGCCTGGGAGAAATTCCCACTCGACAATCGGGGTTCCTGGATCACCGCGATTCCCGAGCTCTCCCCGATGTGCCATGACGCGGCTTTCCTGATGGTCGCCGACGGTCATGGTTTCCTGAACTGCAACGACGCCCGGCTCACCGCCGCGCAGGCCCGCCGGGCCAAGCACCTGGTGGGAGGGCGGCTGGACCTGATGGCGCTCCAGACGGCCGGTGCGTCCTGGCATCCGATCTGCTACGAGTACCCGGCCGAGGAGATGGCCGCGGTCTCGATGGACAAGCGGGTCGCCAAACTCCGGGCCGTCCAGCGCCTCGTCCGGCAGACGGCGCCGGAGCTGGCGGTGCCGTTCGCGGGGCCGCCGTGCTTCCTGGACGAGGAGGTGTCCCACCTCAACCGGGTCCTCGACCAGGAGGACGGGGCGTTCTGCGATCCCGAGATGGCGACGGCGTGGCTGCGCGAGCACCTGCCGGCGCAGCGCTGGGACCACTTCAGGCCCGGCGACTCCATCGACCTCGGCACGGGCACGGTCGTCCGGGACCCCGTCTCGGCCGCCTTCTCCTTCGCCGACGCCGGACGGGCGGAGTACCTCAGGCGGTACGCCGAGGACCGGGCCCCGTTCATCGCGGACGTGATGGCGGAGAACCCCGACCCCGCCCCCGGCCTGTTCGACCGGTTCGCCGCGCACTTCGAGCACCTCGGGACCCTGAGCGACTACTTCCTCCGGCAGATCGCCATGGTGGTCCGGTTCGAGATCACCGGTCCCCACGGCGGGTCCTGGGACGTGGACTTCTCCCCGGACGGGCTGACGGTCGCGCACGCCCTGCCGGGCACTCGCCCGCACTACCGGATCACCACCGCGGGACGCTGGCTGGAGGGCGTCCTCGACGGCAGGATGGCGTGGGAGGACCTGCTCATCTCCTTCCGGGTCGGCCTCTACCGCGACCCCGACGTGTACAACGACCACCTCGTCGGCCTGCTCAAGCACGCCAACGCCCCGGCGCTCCAGGCCGTCGAGGCGTACGAGACAGGGCGGGACGAGACCGAGCGGATCGTCGTCGAGTGGCGCGGCGGAAGCTACGACATCCCCCGCTACTGCCCGCACGCGGGCGAGGACCTGTCCATCGGCGCGGTCATCCGGGACGGGCGGGTCCACTGCCTCGCGCACAACTTCGCCTTCGACCTCGCGACGGGGGCGTGCGTGAACGCCCGCGCCGCGAACCTCACCAGCCGCCGCGTCTCCTAG
- a CDS encoding sensor histidine kinase gives MNDRRPSPHVRAPAGGAAHALWRRRLRHDIRHELGTIIMLASAVAVSEDVGEVSRRRIEQLLGETRWLDHLLRRLDEDDDDQPLPSPERIRVDGLTEEVVTGIRLATPHEICLDADEAWAHMDPVALWRALRNVLDNACRVAGGRVDVRVEVVQGWVVIQVDDDGPGFGAGRDAPRPAGRDAPHSGGRDAPRHGLASLGLGIVHDLISGYGGSLEIRTCEMGGARVRMLLPAAPPPEPLAAPLAAETCPGRDRDERRPRP, from the coding sequence ATGAACGACCGACGGCCCTCCCCGCACGTGCGCGCGCCGGCCGGCGGTGCCGCGCACGCCCTGTGGCGGCGGAGGCTCCGGCACGACATCCGGCACGAGCTGGGCACGATCATCATGCTGGCGTCGGCGGTCGCGGTGTCGGAGGACGTCGGGGAGGTGAGCCGGCGGCGCATCGAGCAGCTGCTCGGCGAGACCCGCTGGCTGGACCATCTGCTGCGGCGGCTCGACGAGGACGACGACGACCAGCCGCTGCCCTCCCCGGAGCGGATCCGCGTGGACGGCCTCACCGAGGAGGTCGTCACCGGGATCCGGCTCGCCACCCCCCACGAGATCTGCCTCGACGCGGACGAGGCGTGGGCGCACATGGACCCCGTCGCGCTGTGGCGGGCGCTCCGCAACGTCCTCGACAACGCCTGCCGCGTCGCCGGAGGCCGGGTGGACGTGCGGGTCGAGGTCGTCCAGGGCTGGGTGGTCATCCAGGTCGACGACGACGGGCCCGGCTTCGGCGCCGGACGGGACGCGCCGCGCCCGGCCGGACGGGACGCGCCGCACTCCGGCGGACGGGACGCGCCGCGTCACGGGCTGGCCTCGCTGGGCCTCGGCATCGTCCACGACCTGATCTCCGGGTACGGCGGCAGCCTGGAGATCCGCACCTGCGAGATGGGCGGTGCCCGCGTGCGGATGCTGCTCCCGGCGGCGCCGCCACCCGAGCCGCTGGCCGCGCCGCTCGCCGCCGAGACGTGTCCGGGACGGGACCGCGACGAGCGGCGGCCGCGTCCATGA
- a CDS encoding response regulator, whose amino-acid sequence MRVIICDDHAVFADSLSLVLSDAGHTVVGVVYSPRTPCPCCAAGAPTSA is encoded by the coding sequence ATGAGGGTCATCATCTGCGACGACCACGCGGTGTTCGCGGACTCGCTGTCCCTGGTGCTGTCGGACGCCGGGCACACCGTCGTGGGGGTGGTCTACTCCCCGAGGACGCCCTGCCCGTGCTGCGCGGCAGGAGCGCCGACGTCTGCCTGA
- a CDS encoding LuxR C-terminal-related transcriptional regulator has translation MLRGRSADVCLIDLRFPSGTALEWMPRLRAAAPATRFVVLTGFLEQRVLEAGVAAGVRGFAHKGQQAGDILALLRRVGAGEVVADLAAQRGGARPRSRAQQVARFLTPREREVLTRLARGESTQALAKAMGVTRSTARSHVQSVLSKLGVHSQREAVIEAARHGLVSVETGEWLAG, from the coding sequence GTGCTGCGCGGCAGGAGCGCCGACGTCTGCCTGATCGACCTGCGGTTCCCGTCCGGCACCGCGCTGGAGTGGATGCCGCGGCTGCGGGCCGCCGCGCCGGCGACGCGGTTCGTCGTGCTGACCGGCTTCCTGGAGCAGCGGGTGCTGGAGGCGGGCGTCGCGGCGGGCGTGCGCGGGTTCGCGCACAAGGGGCAGCAGGCCGGGGACATCCTCGCGCTGCTGCGCCGCGTGGGCGCCGGGGAGGTCGTCGCCGACCTCGCCGCGCAGCGCGGCGGCGCCCGGCCGCGCAGCCGTGCCCAGCAGGTCGCGCGGTTCCTCACCCCGCGCGAGCGCGAGGTCCTGACCCGGCTCGCGCGCGGCGAGTCCACGCAGGCGCTGGCCAAGGCGATGGGCGTGACGCGCAGCACCGCCCGCAGCCATGTGCAGAGCGTGCTCAGCAAGCTCGGCGTGCACTCGCAGCGCGAGGCGGTCATCGAGGCCGCCAGGCACGGGCTGGTCAGCGTCGAGACCGGGGAGTGGCTCGCCGGCTGA
- a CDS encoding cytochrome P450, which yields MPQRRGALPISDAEVLGCPDTYVRGIPYDRLERLRGRTPVVWLDGRLAGRPGSWAVLRYEDVRHALAHPELFSPDADGVLHGPLPGDGSGADAPDGPSYGAPDGGPARIDMDPPTGAMLDRMPDGAAVDFVTDVVRDLPETLRDTLAGGVHALIRHPVQYERLRDRRADDGLLDSAVEEMLRWWTPVMQVWRTMRRGTVIGGVPLLAGERVALWLASANHDDGVFPEPARFLPDRFRALPAATRPSRFGRTRQREQRVRPHLCFGQGDRACLGARLARVHLRALLVALLNRPGCVRPAGEPVMLRSSARHGFERLPIRWTG from the coding sequence ATGCCTCAACGGCGAGGCGCGCTGCCCATCTCCGACGCCGAGGTCCTCGGCTGCCCCGACACCTACGTCCGCGGCATCCCCTATGACCGGCTGGAACGCCTCAGGGGCCGTACCCCGGTGGTGTGGCTGGACGGGCGGCTGGCCGGCCGGCCGGGGTCGTGGGCCGTCCTGCGGTACGAGGACGTCCGGCACGCCCTGGCCCATCCCGAGCTGTTCTCCCCGGACGCCGACGGCGTCCTGCACGGCCCCCTGCCCGGCGACGGCTCCGGGGCGGACGCGCCGGACGGCCCGTCGTACGGGGCGCCCGACGGCGGGCCGGCGCGGATCGACATGGACCCGCCCACCGGGGCCATGCTGGACCGGATGCCGGACGGCGCCGCCGTCGACTTCGTCACCGACGTCGTCCGCGACCTCCCCGAGACGCTCCGGGACACCCTGGCGGGCGGCGTGCACGCCCTCATCCGCCATCCGGTGCAGTACGAGCGGCTGCGGGACCGCCGGGCGGACGACGGCCTCCTCGACAGCGCCGTGGAGGAGATGCTGCGCTGGTGGACGCCCGTCATGCAGGTGTGGCGGACGATGCGGCGCGGCACCGTCATCGGCGGCGTGCCGCTGCTCGCGGGCGAGCGGGTGGCGCTGTGGCTCGCGTCCGCCAACCACGACGACGGGGTGTTCCCCGAGCCCGCGCGTTTCCTGCCCGACCGGTTCCGCGCGCTCCCGGCCGCCACCCGGCCGTCCCGCTTCGGGCGCACCCGCCAGCGCGAGCAGCGCGTCCGCCCCCATCTGTGCTTCGGCCAGGGCGACCGCGCGTGCCTCGGCGCCCGGCTGGCCCGGGTCCACCTCCGTGCCCTGCTGGTGGCGCTGCTGAACCGGCCGGGATGCGTCCGCCCGGCGGGCGAGCCGGTGATGCTGCGGTCGAGCGCCCGCCACGGCTTCGAACGACTGCCCATCCGGTGGACCGGCTGA
- a CDS encoding alpha/beta hydrolase: MGLTSWGLLVLLASLTSGSLAATVWAWPRAASAGLRAAAGRVLLLLGCQLTVLVTLVTALNGYYLFYGSWADLASAAGGRAQAARHGPAAVPNARAASQVVRKVRESLAPARAGRPLPERDGQVEHLDIRGIRTGISSEAYVYLPPQYFQRPFAARRLPVVIFIAGYPAADRQVWIGKGHVPDTVAREQRAGRVQPMIYVLMRPTVEDGRDTECADVPGGPKVETFFAQDVPEAISETYRTAYDRAGWGLAGYSTGGYCATKLAMLHSGRFAAAVSMAGHFHALLDTTTGDLYGGSARLRRDNDLIWRLRNLPQPPVSVLVASADVGEKTFPSARRFMAAARPPLVVDRVLLPTGGHNFKTFRKYIPPSIRWLSAHLKGE; encoded by the coding sequence GTGGGACTGACGAGCTGGGGGCTGCTCGTTCTGCTCGCGTCGCTCACGTCCGGATCCCTGGCCGCGACCGTGTGGGCGTGGCCGCGCGCCGCGTCCGCCGGTCTCCGCGCCGCCGCGGGACGCGTCCTGCTGCTGCTCGGCTGCCAGCTCACCGTCCTGGTGACGCTGGTGACCGCGCTCAACGGCTACTACCTGTTCTACGGCTCGTGGGCGGACCTGGCGAGCGCGGCGGGCGGCCGCGCGCAGGCCGCCCGGCACGGGCCGGCGGCCGTCCCGAACGCCAGGGCGGCCTCGCAGGTGGTCCGGAAGGTGCGCGAGAGCCTCGCGCCGGCGCGCGCCGGGCGGCCCCTTCCCGAGCGGGACGGCCAGGTCGAGCACCTGGACATCCGCGGGATCCGCACCGGGATCTCGTCCGAGGCGTACGTCTACCTGCCGCCGCAGTACTTCCAGCGGCCCTTCGCGGCCCGGCGGCTGCCCGTCGTGATCTTCATCGCGGGGTACCCGGCGGCGGACCGGCAGGTCTGGATCGGCAAGGGGCACGTGCCGGACACCGTGGCGCGCGAGCAGCGGGCGGGCCGCGTCCAGCCGATGATCTACGTGCTGATGCGGCCGACCGTCGAGGACGGCCGGGACACCGAGTGCGCCGACGTCCCCGGCGGCCCGAAGGTGGAGACGTTCTTCGCGCAGGACGTCCCCGAGGCGATCTCCGAGACCTACCGCACGGCCTACGACCGCGCGGGCTGGGGCCTCGCGGGCTACTCCACCGGCGGATACTGCGCGACGAAGCTGGCGATGCTGCACTCCGGGAGGTTCGCCGCCGCGGTGAGCATGGCCGGCCACTTCCACGCCCTGCTCGACACCACGACCGGCGACCTGTACGGCGGCAGCGCGCGGCTCCGGCGCGACAACGACCTGATCTGGCGGCTCCGGAACCTGCCGCAGCCGCCGGTGTCGGTGCTCGTCGCCTCGGCGGACGTGGGCGAGAAGACCTTCCCGTCCGCGCGGCGGTTCATGGCCGCCGCCCGCCCTCCGCTGGTGGTGGACAGGGTGCTGCTGCCGACCGGCGGCCACAACTTCAAGACGTTCCGCAAGTACATCCCGCCGTCGATCCGGTGGCTGAGCGCGCACCTGAAGGGCGAGTGA